From the Juglans microcarpa x Juglans regia isolate MS1-56 chromosome 3D, Jm3101_v1.0, whole genome shotgun sequence genome, the window GATGATTCGATTCAATAAGGatttgttgtgttttatttttatttttttataaatttttaatgaggTTTCGGCTCTTAATCCGCTCTAAcatattgttttaaatatttctatGATCGTCGAACTGTatctttaattatcatttaagtaaactcatataaattttagacaTAAGCGTATTACTTACTTACGTAAATCTTGTGTCGTGTATAATTAAttccacttttattttattttatttcttttatcgtTTCTAACAACCAAAAGTTTAATTTGGATCTATCACAGCCACTTCAAAAACCTTAATTGCAAATCGACACCATAATTTTGAAGATTGTTAGCACTAACTCCAGAACTTTTGGTAATATATAATTCACATCAACGCCCCGCAGTGTTAACATAACAACACATGAACTTGCTCATATGATAGATCTTAATGAATCTTAAAAACGATAAAGAGGTAGATCTTgggatattatttatttatttatatattaaataataatacacttataacttttttatatatcttattaattattatttattttaaatcaattaatgcCGTTGtgtcactttattaaaaaatatttcaattttatataagtatcttttattttaaatagaattataaaataattgtaaagtaTTTGTAGattaatcattttccttattctaaactaatgcTTAATTCACAAGtgtctaatatataattaataattatatacaagcagatatttaaataattatataattaattacgtttataaaaaaaaattaaaaaaaaaaagaataaatgtgccaaaaaatagtaaaataaaataaaaagtttttttttttttttaatcctccTGGTCGTAGCACAGCCAGAACCCCCCCGAAACCTCCAGATAAACGAACGAACCGCCTGTCTAAGCCTTTTCCATATAAATGAACTGATCCGTTCGGAcgaagaaggaaaagagagggagaaaggaacaaggaatgtttttcttctttgtggGAGGAGTAGAGCAACAAGTGCGGCAGGTGCTGAAATATGGCGCCGGAAAGTGCATAGCTTGCCGCTCACCGGCCGATCTGGTGGAGTACGAGAAAGTCCTGAAGTTGTTCTTCGTTCCCGTCTGGCGGTGGCGTGGGAAAGAGCCCCTCATGCACTGCAACAATTGCAACCTTTTCTTCCCTCCCTCCTACTCCCTGCCGCCGTCGCCAGCCGATTCGGCCGTCCCCGACGTCTTGAGGTGCCGTTTCTGTGAAAGGCCGGTGGAGCCCGAGTTCAGCTTTTGCCCCTTTTGTGGATCTGCTCTGTGAGCGTCCCCTGTTATTTTGTTCGTTCGTTACCAATAGCTTACTGTGAAATGGGTGTGGGTAGAGGTGACGATGAGAGCTTGGagcgtttagggttttggtggGAGTTGTAAATTTGTATAATGGATTGTAGAAAATGTCATCCTTTTAGGATGTgatcaaaattgataaaattgggTTCTGTTTAATCTCTTTAGTCTATGAAACTTTCGATCTGTttggtaatataatattagatcgAAATTTGAATTTACAAGCCTATGGAgataatgaatttttatttcgAGCAACCAATGCACtacctgaaaaaaataaaaatgacactTCATGTTACAGAGTAAGAGATTATTCACCAGTCTAAGACCAGAAATCAATCTTCATCCCTTTATTAAGTAGTGAAttacatgaaaaacaaaaacaaaattcatttgACTGTacacaaaaacaagaaaatcagtGTACAGTTTCTTTATAGTTTACAGGGGTTTGTAAGGGAAGACCCGTTTGTCCTCTGCCTCTGATCATTGATAATTTCTGCCATGGGGATTTATTTGAGAGAGCAAGAGGTGTTCGAAACTGCACAATACTGTCAGCTCTTCAGTGCTCCTTTTTGCAACTCTGCACTGAGATTTCAGTTAAATCTTCTGGCCGAGTTCAATAGTGGGAATCAACAGTAGTTAAATCCATCATCAAAACTGATTCTACATTGGTTTGTCGAATGGTAGTTGCTTAGCTCCTTGCTCCACAGCTCCTCTCCATAGCCTGTACCTTACCCCGAGCTTGTCGTAGGATACCGGCCAATTCCAGACGTTTGCGCCGTTGATCATGCGCTCTTGCTGGCCAAGTACAAGCCGCAGATCCTCATTCAAGACCTGTCTCAATTGAACATCAAGAATGTTTGGACAGAAATGTCAGAAGAGAGTAACTGGGTATGGAATTGTCATCTGTTCTACCTCCAAAGTCTATACTAAGAAAGCtgaaatttttcatcttttgaatCCCCACTCCACTTCTCCCGCAACCCATAAAGAAAGAGTGAATTTTTCTCTTACCTGTTCCGCAAAATGCCTCCACAGATACTGCATGAAAGGAATGTGCTTAAGCAGGGGAGCAAAATCCAGTGACATTCTGTATAGTAATCTTGTTTTCTGCCTGGATGAAGGTAAGCACACATGAAGTTGGTGAAGGTGCGTAGGACACTGCTTGGTACTCTGTCCTCCCAGTTTCCCTGGCTTTGAGATCCCTATGGTTGATAGCACCATACAAGGTGGCCGGAATTCCATATCTATTGGATAAGGGTCCCAGTATCCTTGGAGGCCAGATGCAGGTGTCAAGAATTTCACGAAGCTGAAATTACAGAGCAAGTTTTGCCACGAGTAAGTTTTGATTGCACTCTTTTATTAAGATAGATACTGAATTTGCTTTGCTAACATCAGGACCATTTAGTCTTGACACTAGCTACATATTAGAATGTAAAAATGGGGTAATCTCGAAAATTATCACAGGAATCATTCTCCATCAGATTTGCCGATTTGTTTTTATGACCTTAGCAAAAATGATTGCATTGAATAGTAATGAGGGCAACAAACCTGGGAACACTCCATCCCTTGGCGAAGGTAGAAGTGTGGGTAAAAGGGGCATGCGCAAGATCCAAAAGATTATCTAGAAGTAGCCCATGTTCCACCGGAAGCTCCATGACAATCTGTCATATGGAAGGATATAAAAGCAATGAGATGACTTGTGTTCTTTCATACAATCATATAAGCTTAATTCATTGCTGGCAATAGCTTGAAGGATATGAATGTCTGTGTCATACCTCAGCATGGACTTGGAATCCTGGAGGAGGTTCTAAAGAAGGAATGGTGGCTGTTGGAGGGTCATTGCCAGGCCAAATCCAGATCATCCCCTCTTGCTCAAAACATGGCAATGACTTTATCTTCACATCAAGTAATCGTGTTGATGGCATTTTCTCACATTTCCCATCTGTTGAGTACTCCCATCCTGACATTCATCCATCACAAATTTCCTAGATTAGTTTTCTGCACACGTTCTTATTGTAATATAAGACCTGCAAATATTACCCAGATCATATAAACTGCGATTATCTCTTATAACTCTTACTAACCATGGTAGGGACATTGGATGCGACCCTCATTTACTGAACCCAGGTGAAGAGGGCATGCCCTATGTGCACAGGTGTTCCGTACACATCCAGGTTTCCCATCTTTTCCACGGAAGATGACCCATTGCTCCTCAAAACAATCAATTGGAATCTGAAGCAGAAAAGTGAAGAGTTATGCATCAGATGACATACACACGATAATTGGTTGTGACAACATAGAGATAGTTTGCAGGGGTGTCTGTATCAAGACACCGACGCTGAAACTGGTGGCTGGAtgatactttttattttcttttttatttttcgacTGGGTAATGCTGACATAATTAACTAATACATAAAGAATGAATCAAAAAGTTTTCAGGCTATAAGCTTACCATGGTATCATCCTTCAGATCAGCAGAGAAAGCAACGGGATACCAGAAATTCATCAAGCGAGGATGGTAAGGTTGAACTGGACCTGAGACATTCAAGCTTTTACGTGGCAACCTCCTCTGTACAACTTTGAGAGATTGTGTAGATGTACTGGGAGAAGGGGATGTTTGTTCTGATGCTGTTGAGTTTCTGTCTTGTAACAGTCTATCATTCACCAATTCTTCCATGTAAGCTAGTTTATCCAAAGCAGTGGAAACTCTTGCTTCAGATATGTGAACCTGTTATGATTCATAGGTCACATATCATATTCTTATAGGACTAGAttttttaagggaaaatatTTATGCAGTTAGTCCGGATTTAAGGGTCTGCATTGAGTAGAAATGTGAAAGTTTTTCATCATCTAATAATCTGTTGGATGGTCTATTCTCTTCCAAAGAAATGTGAAATGCTTCACAATCTAATGGGTTTTGCCTCATTGATGGCAAGTATCAAGTCACAAATTATTCTCTCATTACGCAATAGTCTCATCAGTCATCACCTTTTTGTGAGCTTGTCCTAATTCTCACCTGTTTGTGAGCTTGTCCTAATTCTTCCTGCAATTCTGCAAGCTCCTTCTTCATTGTGCCAATTGACTTGTACTCCCGGGCTAAAGGATTTAGAACTTCTACAACCTACAGCCGATTTTCTaatattagaattaaaaataaacaggTGCTGTGAAAAtactttctaaaaaaatatcctCAACACCAAGCTTCAAAGGATCAATACAGCAGATCACATAAGGATGCATGGCTTTTAAGCTAGTAAAATCAAGGAAACAATCAACAAAAGATGTATAGAAAAACCTTC encodes:
- the LOC121255644 gene encoding uncharacterized protein LOC121255644; the protein is MFFFFVGGVEQQVRQVLKYGAGKCIACRSPADLVEYEKVLKLFFVPVWRWRGKEPLMHCNNCNLFFPPSYSLPPSPADSAVPDVLRCRFCERPVEPEFSFCPFCGSAL
- the LOC121255643 gene encoding chlorophyllide a oxygenase, chloroplastic isoform X1, whose translation is MTTVATASALCLPISLGRSSKFNTKKGVKGGFRVLAVFAEEGGVEKKASWGPLFDVEDPRSKVPQCKGKFLDVNQALEVARYDIQYCDWRARQDVLTIMLLHEKVVEVLNPLAREYKSIGTMKKELAELQEELGQAHKQVHISEARVSTALDKLAYMEELVNDRLLQDRNSTASEQTSPSPSTSTQSLKVVQRRLPRKSLNVSGPVQPYHPRLMNFWYPVAFSADLKDDTMIPIDCFEEQWVIFRGKDGKPGCVRNTCAHRACPLHLGSVNEGRIQCPYHGWEYSTDGKCEKMPSTRLLDVKIKSLPCFEQEGMIWIWPGNDPPTATIPSLEPPPGFQVHAEIVMELPVEHGLLLDNLLDLAHAPFTHTSTFAKGWSVPSFVKFLTPASGLQGYWDPYPIDMEFRPPCMVLSTIGISKPGKLGGQSTKQCPTHLHQLHVCLPSSRQKTRLLYRMSLDFAPLLKHIPFMQYLWRHFAEQVLNEDLRLVLGQQERMINGANVWNWPVSYDKLGVRYRLWRGAVEQGAKQLPFDKPM
- the LOC121255643 gene encoding chlorophyllide a oxygenase, chloroplastic isoform X2; the protein is MLLHEKVVEVLNPLAREYKSIGTMKKELAELQEELGQAHKQVHISEARVSTALDKLAYMEELVNDRLLQDRNSTASEQTSPSPSTSTQSLKVVQRRLPRKSLNVSGPVQPYHPRLMNFWYPVAFSADLKDDTMIPIDCFEEQWVIFRGKDGKPGCVRNTCAHRACPLHLGSVNEGRIQCPYHGWEYSTDGKCEKMPSTRLLDVKIKSLPCFEQEGMIWIWPGNDPPTATIPSLEPPPGFQVHAEIVMELPVEHGLLLDNLLDLAHAPFTHTSTFAKGWSVPSFVKFLTPASGLQGYWDPYPIDMEFRPPCMVLSTIGISKPGKLGGQSTKQCPTHLHQLHVCLPSSRQKTRLLYRMSLDFAPLLKHIPFMQYLWRHFAEQVLNEDLRLVLGQQERMINGANVWNWPVSYDKLGVRYRLWRGAVEQGAKQLPFDKPM